In the Mastacembelus armatus chromosome 17, fMasArm1.2, whole genome shotgun sequence genome, one interval contains:
- the abhd8a gene encoding protein ABHD8 isoform X2 — MLTSITEGILCCLTGKAAGLVLPLESSEPSDGFEYVEVKPGRVLRVRHIIPECQPAVTEEQIAGKEKTDGDSDGDDSPEDFNNEISTGSCVHCKRKITVYRNGQLVIENLGDVLHSEILQCQDGDLEPCSTVEVELADYKDIAPSPDPNPAPPPVPPPPGEQKPAPPPRRRRRKPKRTVLIDSTRVISSCKGTHSDVALFFVHGVGGSLDIWSSQLDFFSRLGYEVIAPDLAGHGASTAPQIAAAYTFYALAEDLRAIFKRYSRKRNILIGHSYGVSFCTFLAHEYPDLVHKVVMINGGGPTALEPSLCSIFQLPSCVLHCLSPCLAWSFLKAGFARQGAKEKQLLKQGNAFNVSPFVLRAMMSGQYWPEGDEVYHAELTVPILLVHGMCDKFVPVEEDQRMAEILLFAFLKVIEEGSHMVMMECPDTVNTLLHEFFLWEPDMSRKHSSKTDTEKTVTASDTLHTFKINRPMDK, encoded by the exons ATGCTGACCAGCATAACTGAAGGGATTCTGTGCTGCCTGACTGGGAAGGCTGCCGGTTTGGTCTTGCCTCTGGAGTCATCTGAGCCCTCTGATGGTTTTGAGTATGTGGAAGTGAAACCTGGGAGAGTACTGCGAGTGCGGCACATCATCCCAGAATGCCAGCCTGCAGTAACGGAAGAGCAAATTGCAGGCAAGGAGAAGACGGATGGCGACTCTGATGGTGACGACTCTCCTGAGGATTTTAATAATGAGATCAGTACCGGCAGCTGTGTCCACTGCAAGAGGAAGATCACTGTCTACCGCAATGGCCAGCTGGTGATTGAAAATCTCGGCGATGTTTTGCACTCTGAGATCCTGCAGTGTCAGGATGGGGATCTGGAGCCCTGTAGCACCGTTGAAGTGGAACTGGCTGATTACAAAGACATTGCACCTTCTCCAGACCCCAACCCTGCACCTCCTCCGGTTCCTCCACCACCTGGAGAACAGAAACCAGCTCCACCTCCTCGCCGCCGCCGTCGCAAGCCCAAACGTACAGTGCTAATCGATTCAACAAGGGTGATCTCAAGCTGCAAAGGGACACACTCAGACGTAGCACTGTTCTTTGTGCATGGTGTGGGAGGCTCTCTGGACATTTGGAGCAGCCAACTGGATTTCTTCTCTCGACTGGGTTATGAGGTCATTGCACCAGATTTGGCAGGGCATGGAGCCAGCACTGCCCCACAGATAGCGGCAGCTTACACTTTTTATGCCCTAGCTGAGGACCTACGTGCCATCTTTAAGCGATATTCTCGTAAACGCAACATTCTCATTGGCCACTCATATGG GGTGTCATTTTGTACCTTCCTGGCACATGAATATCCTGATTTGGTCCATAAGGTGGTGATGATCAATGGAGGGGGTCCAACAGCTCTGGAACCGAGCCTCTGCTCCATCTTCCAGCTGCCATCTTGTGTCCTTCACTGTCTGTCACCCTGTCTGGCCTGGAGTTTTCTCAA AGCTGGATTCGCCCGTCAGGGTGCGAAAGAAAAGCAGCTGCTGAAGCAGGGCAATGCCTTCAATGTGTCTCCATTTGTCCTACGAGCCATGATGAGTGGCCAGTACTGGCCTGAAGGGGATGAGGTCTACCATGCTGAGCTCACTGTGCCCATCCTTCTGGTTCATGGTATGTGTGACAAGTTTGTGCCTGTAGAAGAGGATCAGCGCATGGCAGAG ATACTACTGTTTGCATTCCTGAAAGTCATTGAAGAGGGAAGTCACATGGTCATGATGGAGTGTCCTGACACTGTCAACACCCTCCTTCATGAGTTCTTTCTATGGGAGCCTGACATGTCcaggaaacacagcagcaagacagacacagagaagacaGTTACTGCCAGTGACACTCTCCACACATTCAAAATCAATAGGCCTATGGACAAATAA
- the abhd8a gene encoding protein ABHD8 isoform X1 — translation MLSCLVTQGSTMLTSITEGILCCLTGKAAGLVLPLESSEPSDGFEYVEVKPGRVLRVRHIIPECQPAVTEEQIAGKEKTDGDSDGDDSPEDFNNEISTGSCVHCKRKITVYRNGQLVIENLGDVLHSEILQCQDGDLEPCSTVEVELADYKDIAPSPDPNPAPPPVPPPPGEQKPAPPPRRRRRKPKRTVLIDSTRVISSCKGTHSDVALFFVHGVGGSLDIWSSQLDFFSRLGYEVIAPDLAGHGASTAPQIAAAYTFYALAEDLRAIFKRYSRKRNILIGHSYGVSFCTFLAHEYPDLVHKVVMINGGGPTALEPSLCSIFQLPSCVLHCLSPCLAWSFLKAGFARQGAKEKQLLKQGNAFNVSPFVLRAMMSGQYWPEGDEVYHAELTVPILLVHGMCDKFVPVEEDQRMAEILLFAFLKVIEEGSHMVMMECPDTVNTLLHEFFLWEPDMSRKHSSKTDTEKTVTASDTLHTFKINRPMDK, via the exons ATGTTAAGCTGCCTTGTCACCCAG GGAAGCACCATGCTGACCAGCATAACTGAAGGGATTCTGTGCTGCCTGACTGGGAAGGCTGCCGGTTTGGTCTTGCCTCTGGAGTCATCTGAGCCCTCTGATGGTTTTGAGTATGTGGAAGTGAAACCTGGGAGAGTACTGCGAGTGCGGCACATCATCCCAGAATGCCAGCCTGCAGTAACGGAAGAGCAAATTGCAGGCAAGGAGAAGACGGATGGCGACTCTGATGGTGACGACTCTCCTGAGGATTTTAATAATGAGATCAGTACCGGCAGCTGTGTCCACTGCAAGAGGAAGATCACTGTCTACCGCAATGGCCAGCTGGTGATTGAAAATCTCGGCGATGTTTTGCACTCTGAGATCCTGCAGTGTCAGGATGGGGATCTGGAGCCCTGTAGCACCGTTGAAGTGGAACTGGCTGATTACAAAGACATTGCACCTTCTCCAGACCCCAACCCTGCACCTCCTCCGGTTCCTCCACCACCTGGAGAACAGAAACCAGCTCCACCTCCTCGCCGCCGCCGTCGCAAGCCCAAACGTACAGTGCTAATCGATTCAACAAGGGTGATCTCAAGCTGCAAAGGGACACACTCAGACGTAGCACTGTTCTTTGTGCATGGTGTGGGAGGCTCTCTGGACATTTGGAGCAGCCAACTGGATTTCTTCTCTCGACTGGGTTATGAGGTCATTGCACCAGATTTGGCAGGGCATGGAGCCAGCACTGCCCCACAGATAGCGGCAGCTTACACTTTTTATGCCCTAGCTGAGGACCTACGTGCCATCTTTAAGCGATATTCTCGTAAACGCAACATTCTCATTGGCCACTCATATGG GGTGTCATTTTGTACCTTCCTGGCACATGAATATCCTGATTTGGTCCATAAGGTGGTGATGATCAATGGAGGGGGTCCAACAGCTCTGGAACCGAGCCTCTGCTCCATCTTCCAGCTGCCATCTTGTGTCCTTCACTGTCTGTCACCCTGTCTGGCCTGGAGTTTTCTCAA AGCTGGATTCGCCCGTCAGGGTGCGAAAGAAAAGCAGCTGCTGAAGCAGGGCAATGCCTTCAATGTGTCTCCATTTGTCCTACGAGCCATGATGAGTGGCCAGTACTGGCCTGAAGGGGATGAGGTCTACCATGCTGAGCTCACTGTGCCCATCCTTCTGGTTCATGGTATGTGTGACAAGTTTGTGCCTGTAGAAGAGGATCAGCGCATGGCAGAG ATACTACTGTTTGCATTCCTGAAAGTCATTGAAGAGGGAAGTCACATGGTCATGATGGAGTGTCCTGACACTGTCAACACCCTCCTTCATGAGTTCTTTCTATGGGAGCCTGACATGTCcaggaaacacagcagcaagacagacacagagaagacaGTTACTGCCAGTGACACTCTCCACACATTCAAAATCAATAGGCCTATGGACAAATAA
- the mrpl34 gene encoding large ribosomal subunit protein bL34m isoform X2, translating into MNIVLSSFPRLCGVTNFSRLFSNWIVPRAAAGPPVFRYGPLSSQAEGSVVFQQLPWQYQQVRTRKRGIEYQPKNIKRKRTHGWIKRMSSRGGIEVVLRRLLKGRKSLSH; encoded by the exons ATGAATATTGTACTGTCGTCTTTTCCCCGGCTGTGTGGCGTAACTAATTTTAGCAG ATTGTTCAGCAACTGGATTGTGCCCAGAGCGGCTGCAGGACCTCCAGTTTTTAGATATGGGCCACTTTCTTCACAGGCTGAGGGTTCAGTAGTGTTCCAGCAACTTCCATGGCAATACCAGCAGGTACGGACACGGAAAAGAGGCATAGAGTATCAGCCCAAGAACATCAAACGCAAGAGGACCCATGGCTGGATCAAAAGGATGAGCTCACGAGGCGGCATTGAGGTGGTTCTACGGCGCCTTTTGAAAGGACGGaaatcactgtcacactga
- the mrpl34 gene encoding large ribosomal subunit protein bL34m isoform X1 has translation MNIVLSSFPRLCGVTNFSSVSAVSRLVTGTSHLRLFSNWIVPRAAAGPPVFRYGPLSSQAEGSVVFQQLPWQYQQVRTRKRGIEYQPKNIKRKRTHGWIKRMSSRGGIEVVLRRLLKGRKSLSH, from the exons ATGAATATTGTACTGTCGTCTTTTCCCCGGCTGTGTGGCGTAACTAATTTTAGCAG TGTTTCTGCAGTGAGCCGTTTAGTAACTGGAACCTCTCACCTTAGATTGTTCAGCAACTGGATTGTGCCCAGAGCGGCTGCAGGACCTCCAGTTTTTAGATATGGGCCACTTTCTTCACAGGCTGAGGGTTCAGTAGTGTTCCAGCAACTTCCATGGCAATACCAGCAGGTACGGACACGGAAAAGAGGCATAGAGTATCAGCCCAAGAACATCAAACGCAAGAGGACCCATGGCTGGATCAAAAGGATGAGCTCACGAGGCGGCATTGAGGTGGTTCTACGGCGCCTTTTGAAAGGACGGaaatcactgtcacactga
- the LOC113134317 gene encoding DET1- and DDB1-associated protein 1-like: MEKGEFLKGLPVYNKNNFSKFHADSVCKASNRRPSVYLPTREYPSEQIIVTEKTNILLRYLHQQWDKKNAAKKREQEQVEGENLSPPRKVARTDSGEFTEDS; this comes from the exons ATGGAGAAG GGAGAGTTTCTAAAGGGGCTACCTgtctacaacaaaaacaacttcagCAAGTTCCATGCTGACTCTGTATGTAAAGCATCA AACCGTCGACCATCTGTGTATCTTCCAACCCGGGAATATCCATCAGAGCAGA TCATagtcacagagaaaacaaatatcTTGCTGCGATATCTTCATCAACAGTGGGATAAAAAG AATGCAGCAAAAAAGCGAGAGCAGGAACAAGTTGAGGGGGAGAATTTATCGCCTCCACGGAAGGTAGCCAGAACAGACAGTGGAGAGTTTACTGAGGATTCATAA